CGAATTTGATCCTCAACCTGTGGACAAGTTACCGTGAGGACCGAAGTTATCCCCAGCCCAACCCAAAAAGGGCGCAGATCGCTCCGGTATCTGCACACGCAGCAGTGGATAACTCTGTGAATAATCATCAGCGGCATCCGTGCCTCAACCGACGCGAGTTCTCCGAGGCCCGGCTCTCGCTCCCGTCGGGGGTGACGGTATCCACACGACACGAAGACGGGGAACGATGGCAGGCGGCGAAGAGTCCATTTCTGCGGCATGGCAGAGCGTGCTCGACAAGCTCGAGACCGATGACCGCATCACCCCGCAGCTGCACGGATTCCTGAGCCTGGTCGAACCCAAAGGCATCATGGCCGGCACCTTCTACCTGGAGGTGCCGAACGAGTTCACGCGGGGGATGATCGAGCAGCGCAGCCGGGTCCCCCTCCTCAATGCGATCGGCACGCTCGACAACACTCTCTCCGTCACGACGTTCGCGATCGTCGTCAACCCGGAGATCCAGCAGGAATTGCTCTCCACGATCGGCGAACCTGAGCCAGCGCTGGCCCCCTACCTGGATGCAGCGGCCCTCGCCGTCGCACCACCGGCCGAGACCCCACTCCGGAACGGCGACACCCGTCTCAACTCCAAATACAGCTTCGACAACTTCGTCATCGGGCAGTCGAACCGCTTCGCCCACGCCGCCGCCGTGGCCGTAGCGGAGGCGCCGGCGAAAGCGTACAACCCACTGTTCATCTACGGGGACTCGGGCCTCGGCAAAACCCACCTCCTCCACGCGATCGGTCACTACGCGATGAGCCTGTACCCGGGCATCCGCGTGCGATACGTGTCGAGCGAGGAGTTCACGAACGACTTCATCAACTCCATCGCCAACAACCGGGGATCGTCTTTTCAGGCTCGATACCGCAACATCGACATCTTGCTGATCGATGACATCCAGTTCCTGCAACGGGCGGTGGAAACACAGGAAGCGTTCTTCCACACGTTCAACACACTGCACGATCACAACAAGCAGGTCGTGATCACGAGCGATCTGCCTCCGAAGCATCTGACGGGTTTCGAGGACAGAATGCGGTCTCGCTTCGAGTGGGGGCTGATCACCGATGTCCAGGTTCCGGACCTCGAGACGCGCATCGCGATCCTGAGGAAAAAAGCCCAGAGCGAGAAGATCCAGGTTCCGGACGACATCCTGGAGTTCATGGCCTCGAAGGTCTCGAGCAACATCCGGGAACTGGAGGGGACGCTCATCCGCGTCACCGCGTTCGCGAGCCTGAACCGGACGCCGGTCGATATGCCTCTCGTGCAGACGGTCCTGAAAGACCTGATCACGCTCGACGACGACAATGTGATCGCACCGACCGACATCATCACCAACACCGCGGAGTACTTCAAGCTCACCGTGGACGATCTGTACGGTTCCAGCCGTTCGCAGGCGGTCGCGACGGCGCGGCAGATCGCGATGTATCTGTGCCGCGAGCTGACCAATCTGTCGCTTCCCAAGATCGGTCAGCTCTTCGGAGGACGGGACCACACAACAGTGATGTACGCGAACAAGAAGATCAGCGAACTCATGAAAGAGCGACGCTCGATCTACAACCAAGTGACCGAGCTCACCAGCAGGATCAAGCAGAACCATCGCTGAGAGAAGCAGTCACTGCTCCGCAGCCGACAGACCGGTACGCCGAGTCGAGTTATCCACAGATCCATCCACAGAGTGGGGACAGCCCGTTATTAACATCTGGGGATAACTTGTGGAAAAGTTCCGGAAAGTCGTCCGATTAATGGGGACGGATTCGGGGGAGCTGTGAGGAGAACGCCTCGTGTGCTCGGACACCGCGGCATTGTGAACAGGCGGATTCCCCAGGCTATCAACACCTCACATCCTTGTTGTTCCCTGTGCTGGCCTGGAATCTCCAGAGTTATCCACAGTTTCCACAGCGGTTAAGAACATTAATCGTTAACTCTTCTCTTAAGCCCCAGGCGATAATCTCAAGGCCCGAGAGAATCACAACCTCCCGGTCTGAGCCCAGGGGCTAGGATTTGTGTCGTTCGTATCCACTTCGCCAGCAGGGAGAGTTCGTGAAGTTCCAAGCCAACCGGGATGTGTTCAGCGAGGCCGTCTCCTTCGCTGTGAAACTTCTCCCGCAGCGCACGACTTTGCCCATCCTCAGCGGAGTGCTCATCGAGACCACGGAAAACGGACTCCAGCTCTCATCGTTCGACTATGAGGTCTCAGCCCAGACCGAGATCGCGGCCGAAGTGGAGGAACCGGGTCGAGTCCTCGTCTCCGGCCGGCTGCTCGCGGAAATCGCGGCCAAACTTCCGAACGCGCCCGTCCAGTTCTCGACGGAAGCGTCGAAGATCACCGTGAAGGCCGGTTCGGCGAATTTCACGCTGCTTTCCATGCCTGTGGAGGAATACCCGAGCATTCCCGATGTCAGCGGCGAAGCCGGACTCGTGCCAGCAGAGGAATTCGCCGAGGCGGTCGCCCAGGTCGGCGTGGCCGCATCCCGGGACGACGTGACACCGGTGATCACCGGTGTTCAGCTCGAAGTGGGCGACAACACCCTCGGGCTCGTGGCGACCGACCGCTACCGTGTGGCTGTCCGGGAGATCGACTGGGACAACGGCACGACGTCAGGCGAGGCCAAGACCGCGCTGGTTCCGGCACGGACGCTCACCGAGATCGGCAAGACGTTCGGGCACTCGGGCACCGTCTCGATTGCGATCACCAATCGCGACGATCGCGAACTCATCGCGTTCACGGCTGAGAGGAAGACGGTCACCTCGCTCCTCATCAAGGGCAATTTCCCTCCGGTCCGCCGGCTCTTCCCCGACCAGGTCGACAACCACGCGGTGATGAACACCGCCGAGCTGATGGAAGCCACCCGACGCGTCTCACTGGTCCTCGAACGGGAAGCCGCGCTCCGCTACACCTTCACCGCCGATGGACTCACGCTGGAGGCGATCGGTTCCGAACAAGCCCAGGCATCGGAGAGCATCGATGCTCTTCTCACAGGACAGGAGACGATGGTTTCGCTGAAGCCGCAGTTCTTGCTCGACGGTCTCGGCGCCGTGCATTCGGAGTTCGTGCGCATCTCCTTCACGAAGACCGAGAATCCCAACAAGCCGGGTCCGGTTCTCATCACGAGCCAGACCTCGAAAGACCAAGCGGGGGCAGACTCCTACAAGTACCTGCTCCAGCCCAACCTGCTCCTGCGATAGGACCCGGTTCCGCATCCACGAGAGAAGAAAGACAATCATGCATATCGGTCTCATCGGTCTCGGACGCATGGGCAACAACATGCGCGCCCGTCTGGAGAAGAAGGGCATCGAGGTCACCGGGTACGACACCAACCCCGCGGTTTCCGATGTCGCTACGCTGGCCGATCTGGTCGCCGCGCTGCCCGCGCCCCGCACGGTGTGGGTGATGGTTCCGGCCGGCCAGATCACCGATTCCGTCATCTCTGACCTCGAGCCCCTGCTGGAGAAAGGCGATCTCGTTATCGACGGCGGCAACTCGAAGTTCACCGAAGACTTCGCACACGCCGCGCTGCTCGCGCCGAAGGGCGTGGATTTCATGGATGCCGGGGTCTCGGGCGGGATCTGGGGGCTGGAGAACGGCTACGGTCTGATGGTCGGCGGTTCCAAAGAACAGATCGAGCGTGTCATGCCGGTTTTCGACGCTCTGCGTCCGGAGGGTCCGCGCGATGAGGGCTTCGTCCACGTCGGGGAGGTCGGTGCGGGGCACTACGCCAAGATGGTCCACAACGGGATCGAGTACGCACTCATGCAGGCGTACGCCGAGGGGTACGAGCTGCTCGATACCCGCAAGGACATCATCAAGGACGTCACCGGCACGTTCAAGGCATGGCAGCGTGGCACGGTCGTGCGCTCCTGGCTCCTCGACCTGCTGGTCCGCGCTCTCGAAGAGGACCCGGAGTTCGAGCACATCGAGGGTTTCGTGCAGGATTCGGGCGAAGGTCGCTGGACCATCGAAGAGGCTCTGAACAACGCTGTCCCCGTTCCCACGATCAGCGCGTCGATCTTCGCTCGGTTCGTCTCGCGTCAGGATGACTCGCCCGCGATGAAGGCCGTCGCCGCGCTGCGCAACCAGTTCGGCGGGCACGCTGTGAAGGCCGTGGACTAACCCTCCTTGAGAGTTACGTACCTCTCCCTGACCGACTTCCGCAACTATCGCACCGCGGAGGTTCCTTTCGCGGCCGGTGCGAATCTGTTCGTCGGCCGCAATGGCCAGGGAAAGACCAACCTGGTCGAGTCGCTCGGCTACCTGAGCGCTCTCGGATCGCATCGGGTGTCGAGCGAACAGGCCATGATCCGCCAAGGGGCTAAGTCCGCCATTGTCCGGGTGCGCATCCAGCACGACGGGCGGGAGCTTCTGGTCGAGGTGCAGCTAAACCGCGGGGCGGCCAATCGTGCTCAGGCCAATCGTGCCGCGATCAAGCCGCGGGAGCTACCGCGGTACTTTTCGAGCGTGTTGTTCGCTCCGGAGGATCTGGCGCTCGTTCGTGGGGAACCCGGTGTCCGCCGGCGCTTTCTGGACCAGCTCCTCATCCAGCGGAATCCGCGTTTGTCAGCGGTGATCGCCGAATACGAGCGGGTGCTGAAACAGCGGAACACTCTGCTGAAGTCGGCGCGCGCGTCCCGTGTCCGTGAGGATCAGCTGGGCACTCTCGACATCTGGGACGATCGGCTCCTGACACTCGGCGCGGAACTCATCACTGCGCGACTCGATCTCGTGGCTCGACTCAGTGATCCCCTTGTCGCGGCGTATCGGTCCGTCGCCGGAGACGACCATCATCCCCGGCTGCTGCCCCAGCTGACCATCCGCGGCGCACGCGTCGAAGACGAGGAGGATGACGACTCCGTCGCCGACATAACCTCCGTAGCTGGCGATACGACCGAGGTGTTCCGTCAGGCTCTCGCCGGTGTGCGCCGCAAAGAGCTCGAGCGCGGTCTCACACTGGTCGGGCCGCACCGCGACGATGTACTCTTCGAGCTGAACGGACTCCCGGCCAAAGGCTATGCGAGCCATGGTGAGTCCTGGTCGTTCGCTCTCGCGCTCAAACTCGCGTCGGCCGAGCTTCTCCGCCGGGAGTCGGTGACAGGCGATCCCGTGCTGATCTTGGACGATGTTTTCGCCGAACTCGATCGGGCCCGTCGCCGGATGCTCGCAACCGCCGTCGCCGGTTACGAGCAGGTGCTCATCACGGCGGCCGTGTACGAGGATGTGCCGGCCGAGCTCGCCGCGCACACCGTCCGCATCGAGGCGGGCGCCATCGTGGAGCCGTCATGAGCGAGGCTTCCAGCGTCTACCTCCGGATGAAAGCGCTCTTCACCGGAACCGTCTCACGATCGCGCCGCAGGCGGGAGGCCGAAGCGGACTCCGCAGCGACTAAGCCGTTCGGAGCCGGCCGGGACCCGCGCGGCCTCGGGGAGGTCGTGGACTCGCTCGCTTCGCAAATGGGCTGGACGAGCGCGCTCGCCAAGTCCGACCTCATGGCGGGCTGGGTGGAGCTCGCCGGTGAGGAGAACGCGAAGCACTCGTATCCGGAGGGGATCACCGATGGCGCCCTCGTCATCCGCTGCGAGACGACGGCCTGGGCCACACAGCTCGGCATGCTG
This genomic window from Leifsonia xyli subsp. cynodontis DSM 46306 contains:
- the dnaA gene encoding chromosomal replication initiator protein DnaA; this translates as MAGGEESISAAWQSVLDKLETDDRITPQLHGFLSLVEPKGIMAGTFYLEVPNEFTRGMIEQRSRVPLLNAIGTLDNTLSVTTFAIVVNPEIQQELLSTIGEPEPALAPYLDAAALAVAPPAETPLRNGDTRLNSKYSFDNFVIGQSNRFAHAAAVAVAEAPAKAYNPLFIYGDSGLGKTHLLHAIGHYAMSLYPGIRVRYVSSEEFTNDFINSIANNRGSSFQARYRNIDILLIDDIQFLQRAVETQEAFFHTFNTLHDHNKQVVITSDLPPKHLTGFEDRMRSRFEWGLITDVQVPDLETRIAILRKKAQSEKIQVPDDILEFMASKVSSNIRELEGTLIRVTAFASLNRTPVDMPLVQTVLKDLITLDDDNVIAPTDIITNTAEYFKLTVDDLYGSSRSQAVATARQIAMYLCRELTNLSLPKIGQLFGGRDHTTVMYANKKISELMKERRSIYNQVTELTSRIKQNHR
- the dnaN gene encoding DNA polymerase III subunit beta is translated as MKFQANRDVFSEAVSFAVKLLPQRTTLPILSGVLIETTENGLQLSSFDYEVSAQTEIAAEVEEPGRVLVSGRLLAEIAAKLPNAPVQFSTEASKITVKAGSANFTLLSMPVEEYPSIPDVSGEAGLVPAEEFAEAVAQVGVAASRDDVTPVITGVQLEVGDNTLGLVATDRYRVAVREIDWDNGTTSGEAKTALVPARTLTEIGKTFGHSGTVSIAITNRDDRELIAFTAERKTVTSLLIKGNFPPVRRLFPDQVDNHAVMNTAELMEATRRVSLVLEREAALRYTFTADGLTLEAIGSEQAQASESIDALLTGQETMVSLKPQFLLDGLGAVHSEFVRISFTKTENPNKPGPVLITSQTSKDQAGADSYKYLLQPNLLLR
- the gnd gene encoding phosphogluconate dehydrogenase (NAD(+)-dependent, decarboxylating); its protein translation is MHIGLIGLGRMGNNMRARLEKKGIEVTGYDTNPAVSDVATLADLVAALPAPRTVWVMVPAGQITDSVISDLEPLLEKGDLVIDGGNSKFTEDFAHAALLAPKGVDFMDAGVSGGIWGLENGYGLMVGGSKEQIERVMPVFDALRPEGPRDEGFVHVGEVGAGHYAKMVHNGIEYALMQAYAEGYELLDTRKDIIKDVTGTFKAWQRGTVVRSWLLDLLVRALEEDPEFEHIEGFVQDSGEGRWTIEEALNNAVPVPTISASIFARFVSRQDDSPAMKAVAALRNQFGGHAVKAVD
- the recF gene encoding DNA replication/repair protein RecF (All proteins in this family for which functions are known are DNA-binding proteins that assist the filamentation of RecA onto DNA for the initiation of recombination or recombinational repair.), whose amino-acid sequence is MRVTYLSLTDFRNYRTAEVPFAAGANLFVGRNGQGKTNLVESLGYLSALGSHRVSSEQAMIRQGAKSAIVRVRIQHDGRELLVEVQLNRGAANRAQANRAAIKPRELPRYFSSVLFAPEDLALVRGEPGVRRRFLDQLLIQRNPRLSAVIAEYERVLKQRNTLLKSARASRVREDQLGTLDIWDDRLLTLGAELITARLDLVARLSDPLVAAYRSVAGDDHHPRLLPQLTIRGARVEDEEDDDSVADITSVAGDTTEVFRQALAGVRRKELERGLTLVGPHRDDVLFELNGLPAKGYASHGESWSFALALKLASAELLRRESVTGDPVLILDDVFAELDRARRRMLATAVAGYEQVLITAAVYEDVPAELAAHTVRIEAGAIVEPS
- a CDS encoding DUF721 domain-containing protein — its product is MSEASSVYLRMKALFTGTVSRSRRRREAEADSAATKPFGAGRDPRGLGEVVDSLASQMGWTSALAKSDLMAGWVELAGEENAKHSYPEGITDGALVIRCETTAWATQLGMLRTELLRKAAERFPDADIQTIHLRGPHAPSWNHGSRSIPGRGPRDTYG